The sequence below is a genomic window from Nicotiana tomentosiformis chromosome 6, ASM39032v3, whole genome shotgun sequence.
tccaaattttacagacaagtcccaaataatataacgaacctattccaactcccggaacatcaatccaaacccgataaccttaaattcaactcccggtcaaacctatgaaccttccaaaccttcaaatttctaacttttgccaaaaagagctaaatcaacctaggaacctccaaatctaaatttgGACATacatctaagtccaaaatcaccataggaacctattggaaccaccaaaatatcattttgatgtcgtttacacaaaagCCAAACCTAGGTCAACCCTTATAactaagcttccaaccttggaactaagtgtcccaattcactcctaAAACTTtccgaacccaaaccaaccatccccgcgagtcacataacaacaaatacgcTTACAGGGAGCATCAAATAGGGAAAGGGGCTGAAATATACAAAGTGACTGGCcgtgtcattacattctccccttaaacaaatgttcgtcctcgaacgagtttagaatcatacttgaGATATCAAAAAGGtaaggatatctgctctgcatatcatgctcggtctaccaagtcgcctcctcgatcggttTACCTCTCCACTTAACCTTTACCgatgcaatattcttcgacctcagctttagAACCTGCCTATCCATAATGGTCATTGGATCCTcaaaataagtcaaatccttgtccaattgtaccgagctaaaatccaacacatgtgatgGATCCCCATAGTACTTCCAAggtatggaaacatgaaacatcaGATGAACTCcggataagctgggtggcaaagcaagtctgtaggccacctcaccaactctctctgaCACCTCGAATGGagcaatataccaagggctcaacttatCATTCTTCCCAAAtcgcatcacacccttcatgggtgaaactctaagtAGGACCTTCTTACCCACCATGAATTCCACATCACGAGCCTTGAtatcaacataactcttttgcaTGGACTGCGATGTACGAAGCCGCTcttgaattaatttaaccttgtccaaagcatcacgaaccaactctgtgcccaatagcctagcctcgccaggctcaaaccaaccaatcggagAATGACACCGCCtctcatataatgcctcatatggagcaatctggatgctcgactggtagctgttgttgtaggaaaacttcgCTAAAGGTAGAAATTGGTCCCACTAACCTCCAAAATAAATAGTATATGCCATcgacatatcctccaaaatctgaatggtctgctcggactgcctgtccgtctaagggtgaaacgTGGTGTtcaactcaacctgcatgcccaactcacACCAAACcactctccaaaaattcaaagtgaaCTGAGTGCCTTCATCTGAGATGATAGAAACAGGTACACCATGCAGGTGAAAAGTCTCCCGACTGTAGATcttagccaactgctctgaagtgtGGGAAGTCATGACGGGATGAAATGTGCAGACCttgtcagtctgtccacaatgacccaaactacgtcaaatCTCCTCGATGTCCATGGCAAACCTACCATGAATTCCATAGTGAtatcgctcccatttccactctggtatgtcaatcttctgaagcaaaccacatggtctctgatgctcatacttgacctgcttcaaacaccgagcaacatatccaacaatgtatttcttcatccttcgccaccaataatgctacctcaaatcccggtacatcttcgcagcacctggatgaatgaaataccacaaactatgagcctcctcaaggatcaactctctcaacccatccaTATTAGTAAAACAAATCCGGTCCTGAAGTCAcaacacaccatcatcaccaatagtcacctccctaGCACCACCTCAGAAAAcgatgtccttaaggacaagcatatggggatcatcatactgacgagccttgatgcgctcaaacaaggactaCTGTGATACAACACAAACAAGGACTCTACTaggctttgaaatatccaatctcacgaacccgttggccaaagcctgaacatccatagccaaaggcCTCTCCCCAAATAAAGATGCctcatactctccgccttcctactcaaggcgtcgaccaccatattggccttccccagatgataaagaatggaGATATCATAGTTCTTCAATAGCTCCGACCACCTCCACTGCCTTAAGTTCAAATCATATTCCTTGAATAGACATTGAAGACTCTGGTAATCCATATACACCTCACAAGATACACCATataagtagtgcctccaaatcttgagcgcgtaTACAATAGTttctaactccaaatcatgcactaggTAATTCTTCTCACAGGGATTCAACTGGCACAATGCATAGGGAATCACCGTACCGCCCTGCATCAATGCACACCCAATTAAAACCCGCGAAGCATCAAAATAAACCATATATGACCCCGATCCTGAAGACAaaaccaatactggagctgtagtcacagctgtcttgaacttctgaaagctctcctcacactcatcagaccatctgaatagagcacccttctgagtcaacttggtcaatagagctgtaatagacgagaaaccctccataaagCAACGATAGTAACtagccaaacctaggaaactcctctGTAGCGATAAATGGTCTTGGCCAACTATGAATTGCcttaatcttcttcagatccaccttagtTCCCTCATTAGacaccacgtgacccaagaatgctagcgagtccaaccaaaactcatacttggagaacatagcatcaaacttcttccCTCTTAGAGtctaaagcacagtcctcaaatgttgctcgtgctcctcccaACTAGAGGAATACACTAATATagcatcaataaacacaatgactgaggaatccagataaggctgaaatacatttTTCATCAAATACATGAAAGCAGCTAGGGCATTAGTCAGCCTAAATGaaatcaccaagaactcataatgccgGGTCTTGAAGGTCATCTTAGGAATGTCAGAAGCCctgatctttaactgatgatactTCGATCttaagtcaatcttcgagaacaccctagcaccttgaagctgatcaaataaatcatcaatatgtggcattagatacttgttcttgatagtaaccttgttcaattgcctgtagtcaatgcacattctcatggaaccgtctttcttcttcacaaatcgAATCGGAtcacccaaggtgacacactcgacctgatgaaacctttatctAGTAATTCCTGCAATTATTCCTTCAAATTCTGctagagccatgcgatatggctgAATAGTTATGGGTTGGGTGCCCGAtaccaattcaataccaaaatcaatatctctatcgggtggcatgctcgGTAGGTCTGCAGCAAAAACTTCTAGAAACTCCCTCACCACGGGGACTGAATCAACCATGGGAGTATCAACACTCACATCTCTAACAAAGGTTAAGACGccaagcaccccttctcaaccatctgttgagccttcaAAAAAGATACCACCCTACTAGGAAAATGACCCAAGGAGCTATCACGCCCCAagctcagggagcgcgaccggcgctcaaccgagagaacccgaccgagcaagcctattagacttacttctacccaaaactcatccatgaataaagaggagatgtactccattaatcaatcactaaaaagattttattaacgacttccttttcattcccattagtagcttcattcataatttccaaaacattaagagtttatagaattaatgaaaaaacataatttccaagtaccaataTTTCTAGATcgattcccaacatcaaccataacccacaacctatctacggagcctctaaatacaatagaagagtaatatgaaaatgtcagcaacaaggccccgactatacctcaaaacactgtatatgagaaacaaaagatacatgaccccgaaatgaagtggggctcaccaaatcagctgaaaaagagtgtactgctatcactgatcaatgccgcctgctgaaaaaccacatgcatccattaaagatgtagcgcccccggcaaaagggacgttagtactgtcgaatagcactagtatgtatagctaaaaatcctctttcaaaatagaatgcccatataagaaaaggcaacacatagaaacagtaagtcacaatcaacaatatccaaacgtcccgttaaaatataaaaattttcaaaatacgaacttcatatataattttggttgggagatcattagcaccgatataccaccgtctttcttagcacggagtccgatcacgcccgatcggctaggccatatccCCAGgaataatgtggtttgacatgtgatgcgaaagaaagttgttaccaagagtagtaccaccatatgcgcaatatggcgtctgatctccactcgatcagctaggccgccttcccacatatgtcgtgcggcttgacttttccaatccacagaggttccagtttcatcccaattaaggggaataatatcacaatccacccctacactggcacgtgtagtttcaggtgtgggccttatgacccacccttcctcggtattgctaatgatgctcctaaaaatagttttgatttgatttgcaaacagaaatatcataaatacaattgtactcacctcaacatctttcacattgtatgaattcttattagtatttccagtcattcacaacgacaatatttccttggctcattaggccattcacaagattctttattcctggcacgatgaccgtatttcatattccacactttcacctctttcaattttaaagatcaccatcaagtatcaacatataggatattttaaaaatcatatacttcaaatccatttgaaatggaaacttcaaacacaaatggtttcttcccaaaaaaataaagcataccaaccaacaatagaaacacacatgaaaaatcataaacagtcaatacaccatttactcttgcaatactctcccccagAAATAACAATGTACAaattcaacacatgagtatatagaactcgaatcacactggatatatttataaatcaaagcattagttaaagcaaccactaatgggcatgaatttagtacaaaagcttttagacaattctatctttcattgaaacacgactcaaagccataaccttttaatacataacccacactttgaaacttacagaaatattatagaattcaattccaagagagaaagcttagccaacatacctcaattgcgcttctttagactctacaatttttcggaacccttagcaacctcaatctattttagcaatatacaaatagaacccaaaattaggaaaacgttcatggttctagttcactttttattttttccacactctttatgacatgcatgcaagatgaaccaccctcatacccataaagtatcacactaataccccattatagctatgtttgaaattaagagctggggtgatgaagccttaccttttagggtgaagaattttggtgctctacttgaacatttccaaggctttgagtgatgattgaagatcaatttgatgaaaacttagaccctccctcttgaaccctctctctctcacgcTAGAAACAtctgaaaatgagctcaaaatagacctaaggggtatTTTAATGGAataggggtcgggttttaaattaagaaaatgggtgccccgacacaggtctgtggTCACATCTGCCACCGTATAATGGTTAtacggtccgcaaagtgaccgcagaaatggccctcaggggcctgaactttcggcccaggtatgcgaccagtatgcagtccacatactcgttctgcggtcgcataatgcaccgcagaactccctccgcaaaaactcaagagggattatgcgatcgatatgcggtccgcatatcgattatgcggtcgcataatcgaccgcaaaactgacctcaagttggccaaacttactgcttcactctgcggccattatgcggtccccAAAGTgaatatgcggccgcataatgagccgcagaaatgcatttttctgcgaaacattttctctcagtccgtagggtactgttcaatccaaaaagtccgaacgtAGGGATCTATCTTGGTACCacaaaaccccgagtttttggtttaaatttttacgggtccttacatcctcccccacttaagatcatttgtcctcgaatgaggatcaaggtttgcTTAACACAGTTTTAGTTGTACCACATAACATCAGCCCCagatttgcctaacttcctaactttctgaaaatttcgccaaagtttcctttgtatttaggcctattcacctgtcagagtaacaccaaaacaattcctaacaacacatccacaatttgacaaaacatcaccatgtataacaacgtcactaatctcatcattacaggcattatactatcaagagtggtatttggacatgagctgcacatatttaaatcataacacacagaagaacctttcaaatcacaatcatttaactatacactcaagtggaaatattttatttccttaacacttttgcccctccatgtggtctcctcgacttacagactttgccataacacattaacggagacaatctcaactcccggacttttctaacaaggatagcaaatagttgctcctcacaaTTCCATTATCCCTTATATTCACCTTATTAGACATAGACAAATGAAACATCGGGTgcacggagaacaataatagggaaacatcatactcatattTTAGCCTatttcttttcaaaatttcataaggcctaatgtgacttcacatactttacctttattgacaattcacatagcatcctcatgcagaaaatatttagaataatccattcactttcttcaactctaaatctccatGCCAAACAcctaaactaaac
It includes:
- the LOC138894037 gene encoding uncharacterized protein translates to MPHIDDLFDQLQGARVFSKIDLRSKYHQLKIRASDIPKMTFKTRHYEFLVISFRLTNALAAFMYLMKNVFQPYLDSSVIVFIDAILVYSSSWEEHEQHLRTRSFLGLASYYRCFMEGFSSITALLTKLTQKGALFRWSDECEESFQKFKTAVTTAPVKYEHQRPCGLLQKIDIPEWKWERYHYGIHAKFSYNNSYQSSIQIAPYEALYERRCHSPIGWFEPGEARLLGTELVRDALDKVKLIQERLRTSQSMQKSYVDIKARDVEFMVGKKVLLRVSPMKGVMRFGKNDKLSPWYIAPFEVSERVGEVAYRLALPPSLSGVHLMFHVSIPWKYYGDPSHVLDFSSVQLDKDLTYFEDPMTIMDRQVLKLRSKNIASVKVKWRGKPIEEATW